One Oncorhynchus clarkii lewisi isolate Uvic-CL-2024 chromosome 28, UVic_Ocla_1.0, whole genome shotgun sequence genomic region harbors:
- the LOC139386981 gene encoding neurofilament heavy polypeptide-like, producing MEVEEATKSEEVQVDAAGSEEKSDEALSNGSHTTPKRSRGRPPKNRPVSESDQALSNGSSTTPKRERGRPKRSVTEKGRGRPSGALSNSSTTTPEKGQPKGASHITPKRSVKGSVFTKPKMLMVIGKPSQGQPSKVVDPSPKKCGRPFKVKSKRGRPKKILTPKEEEERKKLESQPRVLKPLGRPRIYPRNDPPVTEPRGRGRPCKSEDKRGAHLRNPPIYDGPPRKRGRPPSAANKDKIEAEQDEANSEPPVKQSCNSNEKSEEGFPPVEEDSETGKVN from the coding sequence ATGGAGGTGGAAGAGGCAACCAAGTCTGAAGAAGTGCAGGTGGATGCGGCTGGCAGCGAAGAGAAGTCAGATGAAGCTTTGTCTAATGGTAGCCACACAACCCCTAAGAGAAGCAGGGGTAGGCCCCCCAAAAACCGACCCGTCTCTGAATCAGATCAAGCCTTATCCAACGGTAGCTCCACAACACCTAAGAGGGAACGGGGTAGGCCCAAAAGATCAGTCACCGAGAAGGGAAGAGGTAGGCCAAGTGGAGCCTTGTCTAATAGTAGCACCACAACACCTGAAAAAGGTCAGCCAAAAGGTGCTAGCCACATAACACCTAAGAGAAGTGTCAAAGGATCAGTGTTCACAAAACCCAAGATGCTGATGGTTATAGGCAAGCCGTCGCAAGGCCAACCCAGTAAAGTGGTTGACCCCTCCCCTAAGAAGTGTGGCCGGCCCTTTAAAGTTAAATCAAAAAGGGGTAGGCCAAAGAAGATCCTAACACccaaggaagaagaggagagaaagaaactgGAAAGTCAGCCAAGAGTGTTGAAGCCACTTGGAAGGCCACGCATCTATCCCCGCAATGACCCACCAGTCACTGAGCCTAGAGGAAGAGGCCGCCCATGCAAGTCTGAGGACAAAAGGGGTGCTCACTTGCGGAATCCCCCCATCTATGATGGTCCCCCACGGAAACGGGGCCGTCCCCCTAGTGCAGCAAACAAAGATAAGATCGAGGCAGAACAAGATGAGGCCAACAGTGAACCTCCAGTCAAACAATCCTGCAACTCCAACGAAAAAAGCGAGGAAGGATTTCCTCCAGTCGAAGAGGACAGTGAAACGGGAAAGGTGAACTGA